The following DNA comes from Pseudomonas sp. MYb118.
ATCGTCACGGAACAAGCCGCGGCGATGTTGGCGAGCTGATCGGGTTTTCCAGCGGGTTGTCGAAGAACCGATACCAGAACAGCGCCACCTCGGCGGTGTTCGGGTCGATGCCGCGATAACGCAGGTGATCGAAACCGCCGATCACGTAGCCGCAGCGCTCATACAGCCGGCACGCCCCCAGATTGTTGTTCTGGGTTTCGAGCATGATGCCCGGCAGCTTTTTCTTGCGGCTCCAGAACTGCGCCACGTCAAGCAACGCCTTGGCGACACCATGCCGGCGCGCCGGCGCATGCACCGCCAGCTCGTCGATATGGGCGAACCCATTCCAGTTGGTGCTGATCACCAGGTGACCGACCGGCACGTCATCGAGATACGCCATGAAAATCGCGCTGTCGGCGGCGCCGCGAAAAGCGCTGAACTCTTCGGGGTCAATGCCATAGCACTTGCGGTATGGGGTAATCGGCGTGACCGGCCACTGCTCCACCGGCTGGCCGATTGCCGCCTCACCATAGGCTGCCACTTCAAAACTGAAGTCGCTGCTCCAGATGTAAGCGGCAAACCCGTCATCGGCAACGCGGACCGACAGGCCTGGGCATTTCGCGTTCATGACCAGTTGCATATTGGGAAAAATCCTCACTCCTTGATGCAATCGACGGTGTATTGCCGCCCATTGCCTTGGTCTTCGTGTTGCAACCCGTGCACATCGGCGACGAACCCGGGAAAGCTGCTGTCGAAGGTGCGGGCAAAGGCCAGGTAGTCATTGATCGAGCGGGTCGACTCGGTGAAGCGCTCGCCCGGCATGATCAGCGGAATGCCCGGCGGGTACGGCACCAGCATCACCGCGGCGATGCGCCCTTGCAGCTCGTCGATCGACACCGCCTCCACTTCACCCCGCACCAGGTGGTCATAGGCATCGGCCGGTTTCATGGCGACTTCCGGCAACACCGTGTACATGCGCTTCAAATGCTTGGCCGTGGCATTGCTGCGGTAACAGGCATGCAGTTGATCGCACAGGTCGCGCAGGCCCATGCCCCGATAGCGCGCCGTGTCCTCTTGCGCCACACAGGGCAGGCAACTGGCGAGACTGACGTTGGCGTCGTAGCTGCGCTTGAACTCCAGCAGCTCCGTGAGCAGCGTGCTCCATTTGCCTTTGGTGATGCCCATGGAGAACAGCACCAGGAACGAATACAAGCCGGTCTTTTCCACCACCAGCCCGCGCTCCCAGAGGAACTTGCTGACCACCGCCGCCGGAATCCCCCGGTCGCTCAGTGCACCGCCCGCCGTCAGGCCCGGCATCACCAGGGTGACTTTGATCGGGTCGAGCAGCACATAGTCGTCGGTCACGCCACCGAAGCCATGCCAGTCGGCCTCCGGTTCCAGCAGCCAGTCCTGGGTGAGCACGTGATCCATGCCATCGGCCGACGGCGGCTGCCAGATGGAAAACCACCAGTCATCCTTGGCGATGTGTTGGCGAAGATTGGCCAGCGCGCGGCGGAAGCTCAAGGCTTCGTCGAACATTTCTTGTAACAGGGAGCGACCGGCCGGCCCTTCCATCATCGCCGATGCCACGTCCAGGGACGCGATAATGCTGTATTGCGGCGAGGTGGAGATGTGCATCATGAACGCTTCGTTGAAACGATCCTGATCCAGTTGCCGCGCCCCACCGTTCTGCACGTGAATCATCGAAGCCTGACTGAACGCCGCGAGCAATTTATGCGTGGAGTGCGTGGTGAACACCAGTGGGCTGTCCTCGCTGCGCGACGTGCCCATGCCGTAGCGACCGGCAAAGAATTCGTGAAACGCCGCATAGGCGTACCAGGCCTCATCGAAATGCAGCACTTCCACGCTGTTGCCCAGTTGCTGCTTGATCAGTTCGGCGTTGTAGCACAGCCCGTCGTAGGTCGAGTTGGTCACCACCGCCAGCTTGACCTTCGGCTCGCGCCCACGGGTCAAGGGGCTGGCGTCGATCTTGGCCTGGATCGACTCGCGGCTGAACTCGCTCAGCGGGATGGGCCCGATGATCCCCAGTTCGTTGCGTTCCGGGCACAGGTACAACGGAATCGCCCCGGTCATGATGATCGAATGCAGCACCGACTTGTGACAGTTGCGGTCCACCAGCACCAGATCGTCGCGGGCGACCATGGAATGCCAGACGATCTTGTTGGCGGTCGAGGTGCCGTTGATTACGAAAAAGGTGTAGTCGGCGCCGAAATTGCGTGCCGCGCGCGCTTCGGCTTCAGCCAGGGGACCGGTGTGATCGAGTAGCGAGCCCAGTTCGGGCACCGACACCGACAAGTCCGAGCGCAGGGTGTTTTCCCCGAAAAACTGGTGAAATGCCCGCCCTACCGGGCTCTTGTGATACGCCACGCCACCGCCATGCCCCGGCGTATGCCAGGAATAGTTGGAGTCGGCAGTGTGTTGCACCAACGCCTTGAAAAACGGCGGCAGCAGGCCATCCAGGTATTTGCGTGCGGCACGGGCGACCTGCCGTGCCAGAAATGGCACGGTGTCTTCGAACAGATAGAGGATGCCGCGCAACTGGTTGAGTTCGTCCATGGCGTCGGCCGGGGCGTTTTCCAGCGTCACTTGCTCGCCGAGGGCGAAGATCGGCAAGTCCGGCGCGCGCACCCGCGCCAGAGCGATCAATTCGTCCATGTTGTGCAGCAGATGGGAGTTGGCGCTGGGGTCTTCGGCGGCGATCAACATGCAGGAAAGGCCATGATGGGTCGAGGCGACCAGCCGGCCTTCGGTGTAATCCACCGCCGAGACGATACTGAAACCTTCCTGCTCCAGCTCCCGGGCGATGCCTCGCACGCGATCACCGGCAACGGTGTCGGCCTTGATGTCACGGTGGACGATCAACACCGGAAATTTCAAATCTTTGTACATGAGGCACAGAGTCCTGAGGCGACAAGCGTGGCTTGCCAATGACCTCAGGTTAGAGCGTTGAAGCGGATGTGGCGAGTCTCGAAACCCTGATCCAGGTCAATCAGCGCAGCATCATTTCGCCACTTTTTACGCCTGCGCCTTGGCCTCGGCGAGCTGTTGCCACAGCGATGGAGCACCGGCGGATTTGGCGATCACTTCCAGGCGCGCCATGTGTTGGGCCAGGTCGTCTTCGCTGGCGCGGATGATTCGCGTGCGCTGACGATCAGCCGGCAGACGACGAATTTCGCTGGCGGAGTTACCACCGCCTTCGCCATCAGACGCGTTGCCCGCCAACGACAGGCTGGTCTGCCCGCCGGTCATGGTCAGGTAGACGTCGGCGAGGATCTCCGAGTCGAGCAAGGCGCCGTGCAGTTCACGGCCGGAGTTGTCGACGCCATAACGTTTGCACAGGGCATCGAGGCTGTTCCGCTGGCCGGGGTGACGCTCCCGGGCCATCAGCAAGGTATCGAGGATCGAGCAATGCTGCGAAATATCGGCGCGCTCGTGCTGGCCCATCAAGGCAAATTCGTTGTTGATGAAGCCAACGTCGAACGCCGCGTTGTGGATGATCAGCTGTGCGCCCTGGATGAACTCGAAGAATTCATCGGCCACTTCCGGGAAGCGCGGTTTGCCCGTCAGAAATTCGTTGGTGATGCCGTGAACACCGATGGCGCCCTCGTCGCTTTCGCGATCCGGTTGCAGGTACACGTGGAAGTGCCGGCCCGTCAGGCGCCGACCGATCAACTCGACACAACCGATCTCGATAATCCGGTGGCCGTCGGTCACCGGCATGCCGGTGGTTTCGGTGTCGAGTACAACGGATCTGGTGGCCATCAGTGTTCAGCTCTCAATCGGTGATTCTTGTCAAAGGCGGAGATGTTAACACGCTCGGCGAACCGATTCAGGTAGACCGTGTCGACGGAATGGCGCGCACTGCTATCTGGTTTGCGATGATGACGAATTGGGCTACACCAAGCCACCGCCCTGCCTCATGCTTTTGCTTGAGGAGCTCGAAGCGCTCCGACGCCCCAGAAACGTCAACCGCGTAATGGGTTTTGAGCGCGTTTTTTTACCTGGACATACACCTAGCCGGCTTCAGTGTTGAGCTCCACATCCTCGTCCCGCTCGACCAGCACTTCACGTACACCGGAAAATCGCACCAGGAGTGGGCAGCCCACAGCATACAAATGCTGATAAAGAAAACCATTATGAACAGACTCAACGCGCTTTAACTATGCCGGGCCTAGTACGTCACCGTGATGGGCCTGGTCATTCGATTGCATGACAATCAAATTTGGCATGGGGTAGAGAATTCTGCACAAGAAGTATTCGCTAGGCGACAGCGGGCGCTGCAGCAATTGTTGGTGACCGATAGAGGCGAACGAAACCCGCCCCTTCTCTAGCCCAATCAGCACTAAATCGCCTCAAGCGACAGCAGCAGCTTTCTGATTTCAGAAAACTGGTCTGATCCCAAGATATCGTAGTCCCCAACACTGCTAAGTCGATAGACATCGCGGGCCTTTTTGATCCGATCAAGAAGCGGAAGAATCTGACTCGATGCCAGCTCCAAAAAATCGTTGATGTCAGCCCTCGACCGGGGAATTTTGTAGCCCTTAGGGGCGCTGGCGATGATCACTTCAGCATCACGTAATTTCGCGATGCCACTGGATCTGATCTTCTGCTCGGAGAGCCCTTGGAAGCCTCTGTCAGCAAGATGCTTGGCGATATCCCCAGTAGAGACGTATTCGTCGCCGACGAACTCGCTTCTGAATCGCAGGTAGTCCAGGATGCAGAGCTGAAGGCGCTCGTCCTCGTCGTGATGCTTGCCCACCTTGGTAAGGAATTTATCCGCCTGCTTTAGCGCCTGCTGATGAACACGATGATCTGCATACGCTGATTCATCCATGGGAGGAGGAATCAGCGACTGATAGCGCGGCGGCCATTCCAGGAGACCGATCGTGCGGTTACGCAAGATGTTCTTGTACACCTCAACGACCTCGCCGCTGGCCTTACCTTCGTAGATATGGGCGACTGTGCCGGCGAAGAAATCTGCAACCTGGATCAAAACATCGTCCTTACTGCTTGCAGTGGTGAATGCCGAGTCACGAAAAAGATCGCCCGAGTATCGCTCAACGACATACTTCCTCAGGCTGGCCTGGAACTCCGGGCCACCATGCTCATCGACAGTCAGATGAAGATCCGGGCAATGTTCGAACAGGCGCGAATACAAGAGATTATTCACGTGTTTGATGAAGGTTTTTTTGAATTGCAGGCCACCATCTTGATAGACCCGGCTTTTATCGACGACGGTGAAATATAGCTTGAGCGGCAGCTCGGCAAGATCCACCAAAATCCTTTTGCGGCGATCCGCGTCCTTAGATTTAAGCCTGCTGGACTTTATCTCCCCAGATTGGAAGTGCCTGGCTCTCACACCGCCAGCAAGCTCGTAAGCCCGAGGCAGATCCTTCTCGGCAATAATGATCGAGCACACCACAAAAAAACCTGAGCTTCCCGATTTGGAGGTATCCAAGTCGTGATTACCCGACTCATCGACAAATGCGAATGTCCTTCCCACGCAGTTACTCCGTCATCCCAAGCGCACAGCGCTGCCATGGCATGACCCTGGCCTCAAACTGGTGCCTGGAGAGATACCCCATCAAGCCCAACACCTACCACGCTGATAGCTTTATGCCACAATACTAGCAGCTGCGCGAGAGCCGGCACTGGGCATGACTATCCACGGTTTGATAGCGATGTCCTCTGTTTCAGCGCGATGCCAAAGAGCAGTCAAGACGTGATCGTCGAGGTTGAAGGATCAGGGAGTTGAAGGTTGTGATGACGCATAGAGTTTTGGATTGGCGCAACCGACGTTCATGGTTACAACACATCCGTTCATACGCAAAACCGCTGCTGACACCGAAACTAGTAGCGGTACTGGAGCGGCGCAGGCCCAACTGCTGGTCGGATGTCATGGACTGGCTTCCAGATCACCATGACGTGGTACCTGAATTCTGTGATCGGATGTCCTCGTACTACACACATTTCAAAGCCTTTCATGGCTGCCGCCCAGAATCGCTTTCGAGCTACTACGACCAGGGGCTTCGGGGACAAAACGCCGACTCGATCATCAAGAAATTTCGACAGCTTTTTGCAGATCTCCCGCCGGCCAGCCTCGACCAGGCCATTGAGGAGATGCAGCACCGTGAATCAAGTGAACGGGGCAAGACGTGGCTGTCCGGGGATGACCGCCAGATGGTAAAGGACTTCGGTCACTACATCATCAACGGCAGCGAATACCTCTTGGCACTGGCAGCGAAGCTGAGCAGAGGACATTATGAGGAAGACTACAGGCTCCGGTTGCGGACAATTGGCATTCCGACTGTACTGGAGGTCGACATTCCCATCGAGCTCATTCCACCAGCGCAGAAGTTGGAAGTAGCGAAAATGATATTGTCGGAATGGGGGCAGCTTCGGACAAAAAGCCCTTTGGGGATGTCGTCCTCACCGTGCTACGTAGTGCGCTCAGACATTCCAGCAGAGTGCATCAAAGCGCATTACCATCCGACAAGGATTCGGGACCTCCATCACGACATTCCTACCTACATCAACAAGGCAGTGCGATGTGATCACTGCCCACCAGCCCCTGAGTCTGACTAGACCGGGGCCTCAATCCGCGCACAGGTGCTGGCCCCTGCACCCTTGCAGGTAATCCAGAGCCTACTTGCCTGAGTAGGCCTGATCGTGAAG
Coding sequences within:
- a CDS encoding GNAT family N-acetyltransferase, encoding MQLVMNAKCPGLSVRVADDGFAAYIWSSDFSFEVAAYGEAAIGQPVEQWPVTPITPYRKCYGIDPEEFSAFRGAADSAIFMAYLDDVPVGHLVISTNWNGFAHIDELAVHAPARRHGVAKALLDVAQFWSRKKKLPGIMLETQNNNLGACRLYERCGYVIGGFDHLRYRGIDPNTAEVALFWYRFFDNPLENPISSPTSPRLVP
- a CDS encoding Orn/Lys/Arg decarboxylase N-terminal domain-containing protein — encoded protein: MYKDLKFPVLIVHRDIKADTVAGDRVRGIARELEQEGFSIVSAVDYTEGRLVASTHHGLSCMLIAAEDPSANSHLLHNMDELIALARVRAPDLPIFALGEQVTLENAPADAMDELNQLRGILYLFEDTVPFLARQVARAARKYLDGLLPPFFKALVQHTADSNYSWHTPGHGGGVAYHKSPVGRAFHQFFGENTLRSDLSVSVPELGSLLDHTGPLAEAEARAARNFGADYTFFVINGTSTANKIVWHSMVARDDLVLVDRNCHKSVLHSIIMTGAIPLYLCPERNELGIIGPIPLSEFSRESIQAKIDASPLTRGREPKVKLAVVTNSTYDGLCYNAELIKQQLGNSVEVLHFDEAWYAYAAFHEFFAGRYGMGTSRSEDSPLVFTTHSTHKLLAAFSQASMIHVQNGGARQLDQDRFNEAFMMHISTSPQYSIIASLDVASAMMEGPAGRSLLQEMFDEALSFRRALANLRQHIAKDDWWFSIWQPPSADGMDHVLTQDWLLEPEADWHGFGGVTDDYVLLDPIKVTLVMPGLTAGGALSDRGIPAAVVSKFLWERGLVVEKTGLYSFLVLFSMGITKGKWSTLLTELLEFKRSYDANVSLASCLPCVAQEDTARYRGMGLRDLCDQLHACYRSNATAKHLKRMYTVLPEVAMKPADAYDHLVRGEVEAVSIDELQGRIAAVMLVPYPPGIPLIMPGERFTESTRSINDYLAFARTFDSSFPGFVADVHGLQHEDQGNGRQYTVDCIKE
- the dnaQ gene encoding DNA polymerase III subunit epsilon; this encodes MATRSVVLDTETTGMPVTDGHRIIEIGCVELIGRRLTGRHFHVYLQPDRESDEGAIGVHGITNEFLTGKPRFPEVADEFFEFIQGAQLIIHNAAFDVGFINNEFALMGQHERADISQHCSILDTLLMARERHPGQRNSLDALCKRYGVDNSGRELHGALLDSEILADVYLTMTGGQTSLSLAGNASDGEGGGNSASEIRRLPADRQRTRIIRASEDDLAQHMARLEVIAKSAGAPSLWQQLAEAKAQA
- a CDS encoding DUF3800 domain-containing protein, producing MGRTFAFVDESGNHDLDTSKSGSSGFFVVCSIIIAEKDLPRAYELAGGVRARHFQSGEIKSSRLKSKDADRRKRILVDLAELPLKLYFTVVDKSRVYQDGGLQFKKTFIKHVNNLLYSRLFEHCPDLHLTVDEHGGPEFQASLRKYVVERYSGDLFRDSAFTTASSKDDVLIQVADFFAGTVAHIYEGKASGEVVEVYKNILRNRTIGLLEWPPRYQSLIPPPMDESAYADHRVHQQALKQADKFLTKVGKHHDEDERLQLCILDYLRFRSEFVGDEYVSTGDIAKHLADRGFQGLSEQKIRSSGIAKLRDAEVIIASAPKGYKIPRSRADINDFLELASSQILPLLDRIKKARDVYRLSSVGDYDILGSDQFSEIRKLLLSLEAI